A stretch of the uncultured Desulfobacter sp. genome encodes the following:
- a CDS encoding ABC transporter ATP-binding protein, with translation MYTVLLKTDHLTHAFGSGETGIFDICLTVSINDFIVLAGKNGCGKTTLIRHFNGLLKPDTGQVLLYGQDIYKNLTFARKKIGMVFQDPDTQIIADTVFDETAFGPENLNMGREEIHKKVNKVLTLLDLGHLRDRNPNTLSGGEKRRLAIAGILVMEPDLIIFDEPFANLDYPSIISFVKLCRKLHKSGHAIVMTTHDVAPVITLATKLVVMDKGRIKEEGNPISLSPCLEAYGVRNPFTPVTEAWTL, from the coding sequence ATGTATACGGTATTATTGAAGACAGATCATCTGACCCATGCCTTTGGTTCAGGGGAAACAGGCATATTTGACATTTGCCTGACCGTTTCAATCAATGATTTTATTGTGCTCGCCGGTAAAAACGGATGCGGTAAAACCACCCTGATTCGTCATTTCAACGGTCTGTTGAAGCCTGACACAGGTCAAGTTCTGCTTTACGGACAGGATATTTATAAAAACCTGACTTTTGCCCGTAAAAAAATCGGCATGGTATTCCAGGATCCGGATACCCAGATCATTGCAGATACCGTGTTTGATGAAACCGCCTTTGGACCGGAAAATTTAAACATGGGCCGGGAAGAGATTCATAAAAAAGTGAATAAGGTTCTTACCCTGCTTGACCTGGGCCATTTACGTGACCGAAATCCCAACACCCTTTCCGGCGGAGAAAAGCGTCGACTGGCCATTGCCGGCATCCTGGTCATGGAGCCGGATCTTATTATCTTTGACGAGCCCTTTGCCAATCTGGATTATCCATCTATCATATCTTTTGTCAAACTATGCCGAAAGCTGCACAAATCCGGCCATGCCATTGTCATGACCACCCATGATGTGGCCCCTGTGATTACCCTTGCAACCAAACTAGTGGTCATGGACAAAGGACGAATTAAGGAAGAAGGCAATCCCATCTCGCTTTCCCCCTGCCTCGAAGCCTATGGTGTAAGAAACCCGTTTACCCCCGTGACAGAGGCGTGGACACTGTGA